The following proteins come from a genomic window of Salvia hispanica cultivar TCC Black 2014 chromosome 4, UniMelb_Shisp_WGS_1.0, whole genome shotgun sequence:
- the LOC125222308 gene encoding J domain-containing protein required for chloroplast accumulation response 1 — MDKLMMRREFGSPETDDMDFKDVFGGPPRRFSMQEVRERHSFGEPSSSAWEKPVFGEEKRRQRGPDFFDDIFKGSPRRSDRDGSSPASRIMSPFSPKPDALASSLPAHLSLPPKMDLPTFGSQNHGQNKVDGGGNGLSSWSPFSRFSNEASGRLGDLMRDEAEPASPPQRPLSDDEAEGSPLSDQDPKTVDSIGNQFHFSIYKWAGRGAPVLMPLVLRNNLRSKDSVKCEVSAAAEPEPKSEPLRSERAHDIKSRREKKQHAFEAFYEPKLNTSVKEEQLKSVDQVEKKVHVKISEEVKDEKARAEPVAAEPEPLRSEHAHNVKGRREKKQERDHVVEAFYEPKSNTSVKEEQLKSVDQVEKKVHVKMSEEIKDEKARAQLVDGGSKKAKEKGGNGVDSNNAKAEKTTKLGPAAEVKSGAVKGKVKDFVQIFNQDAVLRPEADARGSRRWGNVGSEASSNQAKVQEKVDVDKKPDAPFKEAENLGRNEAQQFSPRRISRSARSSSRLRKSFSAGSLREDLRMPREKLDDPLEDTFEVQELPDDNEADAPDESSEETKAIDAKIRQWSVGKKGNIRSLLSTLQYVLWAESGWKPVPLVDLIESTSVKRAYQKALLRLHPDKLQQKGAAFQHKYIAEKVFDILQEAWDHFNTCSSLGL, encoded by the exons ATGGACAAGTTGATGATGCGGAGAGAGTTTGGGAGTCCGGAGACGGATGATATGGACTTCAAGGACGTGTTCGGGGGCCCACCGCGGCGATTCTCGATGCAGGAGGTGAGAGAGAGGCACAGCTTTGGGGAGCCGTCGTCGTCGGCTTGGGAGAAGCCGGTGTTCGGAGAGGAGAAGAGGCGGCAGAGGGGGCCCGATTTCTTCGACGACATATTCAAAGGCTCCCCGAGGAGGAGTGATCGTGATGGGTCGAGCCCGGCTTCGAGGATCATGAGCCCTTTCTCACCTAAACCCGACGCTTTAGCCTCTTCTCTCCCTGCCCACCTCAG TTTGCCTCCAAAGATGGATTTGCCAACCTTTGGATCCCAGAATCATGGGCAAAACAAGGTGGATGGAGGTGGTAATGGACTCAGCTCATGGAGTCCTTTCTCTAGATTCTCAAATGAGGCAAGTGGGAGACTTGGTGACTTGATGAGAGACGAAGCTGAGCCCGCGAGTCCCCCCCAAAGGCCACTGTCCGATGATGAAGCTGAGGGTTCCCCGTTGTCTGATCAAGATCCGAAAACCGTTGACAGCATTGGCAATCAGTTTCACTTCTCTATCTACAAATGGGCAGGCAGAGGAGCTCCAGTGCTGATGCCTCTTGTCCTTCGGAATAACTTGAGATCAAAAGACAGTGTCAAATGCGAAGTCTCTGCTGCTGCAGAGCCCGAGCCCAAATCCGAACCCTTGAGATCAGAACGTGCACATGATATCAAGAGCagaagagagaagaaacaACATGCTTTTGAAGCGTTTTATGAGCCGAAATTAAACACAAGTGTAAAGGAGGAACAGCTGAAATCAGTTGATcaagttgaaaaaaaagtcCATGTGAAGATAAGTGAAG AAGTTAAGGATGAGAAAGCAAGAGCTGAGCCAGTTGCTGCAGAGCCCGAGCCCTTGAGATCAGAACACGCGCATAATGTCAAGGGCAGACGAGAGAAGAAACAAGAGCGAGATCATGTGGTTGAAGCGTTTTATGAGCCGAAATCAAACACAAGTGTAAAGGAAGAACAGCTGAAATCAGTTGATCAAGTTGAAAAGAAAGTCCATGTGAAGATGAGTGAAG AAATTAAGGATGAGAAAGCTAGAGCTCAGCTGGTTGATGGTGGCAGCAAGAAAGCGAAGGAAAAGGGGGGGAACGGAGTGGACTCGAACAATGCAAAAGCTGAGAAAACTACAAAGTTGGGACCAGCAGCTGAAGTGAAAAGTGGTGCAGTCAAGGGAAAGGTGAAGGATTTTGTTCAGATCTTCAACCAGGATGCTGTTTTAAGACCTGAAGCTGATGCTCGAGGGAGTCGGAGATGGGGAAATGTAGGGAGTGAGGCGAGTTCGAATCAAGCAAAAGTTCAAGAAAAAGTAGATGTGGATAAGAAACCAGATGCTCCTTTCAAG GAGGCTGAAAATTTAGGGAGAAATGAAGCGCAACAGTTCTCTCCACGGAGAATTTCACGTAGTGCTCGTTCTTCGAGTAGACTACGAAAATCATTTTCAGCAG GGTCGCTTCGCGAGGATTTAAGGATGCCACGAGAGAAACTAGACGATCCTTTGGAAGACACGTTTGAG GTACAGGAATTACCAGATGACAACGAAGCTGATGCACCGGACGAAAGCTCTGAGGAAACCAAA GCTATAGATGCCAAGATTCGGCAGTGGTCAGTCGGAAAGAAAGGAAACATCCGCTCTCTGCTCTCGACTCTGCAATAC GTTCTGTGGGCTGAGAGTGGATGGAAGCCGGTTCCCCTAGTGGATCTGATCGAGTCGACTTCTGTAAAGAGGGCGTATCAGAAAGCTCTACTCCGGCTGCATCCGGATAAGCTGCAGCAGAAAGGAGCTGCTTTTCAACACAAGTACATTGCAGAAAAGGTTTTCGACATTCTTCAG GAAGCATGGGACCATTTCAACACTTGCTCATCCTTAGGTTTATAG